A part of Aegilops tauschii subsp. strangulata cultivar AL8/78 chromosome 2, Aet v6.0, whole genome shotgun sequence genomic DNA contains:
- the LOC109759639 gene encoding 65-kDa microtubule-associated protein 7, whose protein sequence is MSDEEGLARMITGTGRGAHLNLKHAEKAGVLVQKIPTMIDNLIDKTFAWEDESNTPFLYDVVHMVAILEEQKLGRVQKEEDKRRYRI, encoded by the exons GATGATAACAGGTACAGGAAGGGGTGCCCATTTGAATCTCAAGCATGCAGAGAAAGCAGGGGTGCTTGTTCAAAAGATTCCAA CTATGATTGACAACTTGATAGACAAGACATTTGCCTGGGAGGATGAAAGCAATACACCATTTCTTTATGACGTG GTTCACATGGTTGCCATTTTGGAAGAGCAAAAACTCGGGAGAGTACAGAAAGAGGAAGATAAGCGACGATACCGGATATAA